A genomic region of Globicephala melas chromosome 9, mGloMel1.2, whole genome shotgun sequence contains the following coding sequences:
- the LOC115861009 gene encoding acireductone dioxygenase-like: MDIIIICKDKLPNYEEKIKMFYEEHLNLDDEIRCILDASGYLDVRDKEDRWIRIFREKGDMISLLAGIYHRFMLDEKNYLKAMRLFVGEPVWLAFNRLADHFEAPGQYLEFLSQTA, from the coding sequence ATGGACATAATAATCATATGCAAAGACAAACTACCAAATTATGAAGAAAAGATTAAGATGTTTTACGAGGAGCATTTAAACCTGGATGACGAGATTCGCTGCATCCTGGACGCCAGTGGGTACCTCGACGTGAGGGATAAAGAGGACAGGTGGATCCGGATCTTCAGGGAGAAAGGAGACATGATCTCTCTCCTCGCCGGGATATACCACCGCTTCATGCTGGACGAGAAGAACTACCTGAAGGCCATGCGGCTGTTTGTGGGAGAGCCTGTGTGGCTCGCGTTCAACCGGCTGGCTGACCACTTCGAGGCCCCTGGGCAGTACCTGGAGTTTCTGTCGCAGACGGCCTAG